Within Hoplias malabaricus isolate fHopMal1 chromosome 16, fHopMal1.hap1, whole genome shotgun sequence, the genomic segment TTATGACCAGTAGAATTTCTATGGTTTTTGAGTCACaatttgttttatatgtttcCCCACCcagacagtgtgtgtttctaaGGAGACACAGTTTCTAGTTCTGGCTGCTGGTCAGACAGAGGTGTTGAGTCATGGTCATCTAAAGCTGAGGATTGGCGCTGACAGCCAGAATGACAGTGGTGAGAAATCTTTATCTGCTTCTTGTTGTAAGATAAAAAGCCGGAATGAGACATTGTTCTTGGACTTCTCAGGTAAACTGTGGGAACGATTTATTAACTTGAGagaatgatttattttattagtttgtaCATTGACTCTCAGGATCTCAACTTACTGGGGTGGTTCCCAGACAAGCCCAAAccagcctagtcctggactacacagcattttgtattgtgattttccattgaaaggaggatatagtccagaGTTTAATCCCTGTCAGGGAAAccatctgagtgtgtgtttacctttGCTGTTTTCTAGGGCACAGTATGAGTTTGACTGACCTGCAAGCCTTGATGATGAGGAAGGACAAAAACACCAGTACTGTACTAAGACCTTTGGTTATTATCTTTACGCACATAACTAACCCTCAGCTGGAGGCACCTCCTTCTAATCGGTATGTTCTCGAGCACAACTTTAACATGAGTTATTCTATAAATTCCAGGTTTTTGGTTCAGTTCTACTACAGTCCCCATGAAAAATCGAATTCGTCACTTTACTTCACCTTGAATATTCCTCATATCTTTAAGTGAGAATGTGTTGCCTCCAGACTACGCCAAATTAACTCAAATATTCCAGATACTTGTAGTAAATGCAAGCAGAGTAAAGGTAATACAGGATCTTTGGAAAAGGGTAATTCACATAGTGCCATTGATTATTGAGTGTGtcaacctgtgaaggactggcgccccctccagggtgtgttcctgccttgcacccagtgtttccgggtaggctctggacccaccgcgaccctgaactggataagggttacagacaatgaataaataaatattcccaTATGAACTTAATATCCATAAAAAAGAATCCTCCTTATTTAACCTATGCTTCCTTGAAGCTAAGCATGTAATAGCTCGATCCTGGAAAAAGGAGGAAGCCCCTGGTCTATCACAAGGGATAAAATGTCTTGCATTGGAAAAAAGTGAGCTGCTTCTCATCATTTGGCCTGAAGCTCACTGGTGTCCCTTGTTTTACTCCATGTATAAAGCCCTGGTCATATTGTGTTTTGCATTTTGCTTTGCTTTAGCCTTGCACAATGGGCATGGCTGTGAACGGGGCCAGAATCTACTTCTGTAAACAGTCCACCATATTTGTTTAGCAGATTTATATCTGAAGAGCACTGGTCTTCTAGCAGCAACTGTGAAAATAAGGAGTACACTGAAAGGAGTATTGTAGCTGTAATTTTAGTGTTACTCTtgcttgtgttgtgttttgtcaTTCTCCTAAAACGTTGTATAATAACCGCAGTAGTCAGCGCTGCCTCCATGTTGGCTTAGAGCAGAGACAACAGAACACAGTCAGAGCAGCAGTGCTATTGGTCGGAGAATTCACATGTCGCAAGTGACGCAAAACTGTTTTCACCCAGAAGTCATGTGCTAAAATTATTCAGAGCTACTGTTACCTACATTAATGTGTCTGTCTCAAGAGTAGAAAGAGCCACACCCTGACGGGGCTGTCTCACCTGTTCCAGGACCTTCCTGTTCCTATGTGAGCTGCAGAAATTTCTGAATGATGTTCCTCAGAAAGACACAGGACATGAGTCAGAAGAGCAGGCTGCAGTTTCTGCAAGTCTTCTCCATTCTCTGCCTCCTCTGAGTCTGGGAGTTTTCTCCAGTGAGTCTCTGCTTCTGGAGCTCATCGGTTCCTCAGGCCCCACTGTCTTCTCCTTCCCCCGTGACAGTATGAAGCTGCAGAGCCACCGAGTGGAGCTGAACCTCAGCCCACAGCTGCTGAACAGTCTCAGAGGGCGGCTGAACGAGGCTTTAGCTCAGTTCCACTCTGAGGTGGCTGAACGCAGTGTAACGGAAAAACTGAAGATTCTTACAGCTCTCGCCTCACTCCCCGACCATGAAGCACCAGCAACAGGTGATTGTTTTCCAGTTATGTATTATAACTTCTGATCTACATTATTTGGGCAAACGATTGTAGACACTAACTCATCTAACAGTACTTCTAGATTCAGTAGTGgtaatgccccccccccctcatttTTCTTGCAGTGTATTAATCTAGTAATGAGAGTTGGACTTTGCTAAGATGCCATTTTTGCctgtaaatatttttggaaGTTTGTTTTGATCTGACTATGACAACATGTCTATCTCCTGTCTGAAGGTTTGGATAGTCCTGGTGAGAATCAGTACAGGGCGTTTTTGCTCCTGAAGGCTGTACAGAGTTTGCTGGGCATGTGGTCAGTGGAGAGGGCACAGCGGGCAGCCAGGGGTGACCAGGATGGACCATCCAAACCGAGTCAATGTCGTCTGCAGAGCCTCACCGTGTCTCTGGAGAAATTCCTGTTTGAACCTTCTTCAGCAAACATTAACAACTGTGAAGGACCATGTGGCTTCCCTCTGACCAATGCCAACAATCACGCCATCGTCCTAAACAGCCATCTACAGAGCGGTAAGCCCCTCAACCGGACGCTCTGCTGCGTCCCCGTGGAGTATGATGACCTTTGTGTGATTGAGCTGACAAGCAAGGGCCCCATCATCTCTTACAAAACCAACATGATCGCCAAGGAGTGTCAGTGTCGCTGATCGTATCTAATCAAGAAACCACAGGCCAAAGGTATGGAAGCAAATACTGAAAGGTTTTTAAGTATGAACAACAATACTCTACAATCAAGTCAGTTTGCCAACAACCAACACAGCACCAGATTTTCACTGTCACCTAGTTTTCTCAGAATGTGTAGATAATGGTCCCTAATAAAGATTACTTTGATGAACTTTTTTAGGCCTTTTACAATTATAAAAATGCTCCAGGAGAATTACATAGGAGCAAAAAATAACAGAAGAATCAGCTTGTATTGCAATATGCAATCCAGGTCAATAGAGAAATAACagtaaatatttcacaaaatgaGTGTTGCTCCTTTTGGTTTGTGCTGTATTCACCCAGTAAAGGTCAAAATCACAGCTCTACTAAACAAGTCTCACAACAGTACGGCGTTGAGAGATTCCCACTTCCTTGTTAACTTGAGGTGTTTTACAACCCATTCAAAGTATAGACACTCATGTATTTAAGTCAAATATGCCAGTGTTATTATTTCTAGCTTGTGCCTGCAGCCTCTGCTGTATCCACTTGAATATCATACATAATCATTTCAATGCATTCCTCAGTTCTTAGTTACTTGGTGTCAATTATGTGGTACACTGCTCTTATGAAGCAACCGCTTGTATTTCAGTCTGTGCATGGTTCACATTCACTTGTATGCTGTTTTGTCTACAATAAAGAGCCATTAAGCATGAGTCAACTATGTGTGATAAATACTAAAATACATGATGCTACATATTAAAAATGTCAATTTATCAAATACTGTCAGGTTGTGGTACTAAGGGTTCTGAAAGGACAGATTTCATAAGATTTCCTAATGTTCATTTCAAGGCGATAAGTCAGTAAATGATTCATCTATGAATAAAAGTATGTTTTATAACACGGTGTGAGAAGTACAGCAGTAGCAGCCTACCAACATTTACAGTAAGTGTTACGAACTGCAGGGAAATGTCCTAATACAGTCAACATCAATCAGCTAAAATTAATACAGCTCTCTTGTTCTCTTTTAGAATACACGAGGCATTAAATGTACCCCTAAAACTGTatatgatacagtaaacatcagAGGTGTGAGCAGTTGTAAAGCCATCACAGTAGCCCAATGAAATTAAACACCAAACCGCAATTAATAGGTAAATGTTAATGACTAAAGTGTAGTtcagtaaaaatgtccttttcctCTTGAAATTTGTCAGTAGaagaaattttattttttgaatattCTCAGGGAAATACAAATCCATTAGATATTAATTTAAAGGAGTGATCGACATTTCTCCAGGGTGATGATTCCTCACATTTTGAGGCAGCAATTAACTAAACATATTGTAAACATGGCTGCCTGCATCTGAGGAAAATATACCTGTTACATTGGAGTGCACAGCTGTTTAATTCCTGTGTTTtgcaatttacagtaaaaaataaataaataaatatgaatattgtatGTTTCTTTAGGATGGTACCAATTACTTGCctttttcattacatttatttgagtaaatgtaactagTTAATAGCAACTACTGCTTATGTGGCTACAAGCTATGCTAACTTGTTAACAGTATGAACCTCATAGTTTCGGCTAAGCAGAAGGAAACTACAGACAAATGATGTACTACCTATAACTCCTTACATGTGAATTCACTTATAGGCCCTTTTTTTTATGGCTTCGACGTCCAATCAATGTTGACAGCCCTTGCGGTTCTCGAAAGGGACGTTTTAATCCCTATCCTTAAGAAGTCCTTTCGTAAGCATTTCCCTGTTACGGATCCGGGGTCCAGGTTTTTCTCCTGGTTGCCTTTGCCTGGCTGCTCTCTTCTGTCTAAATTTGTCAATTTCATCCTCTTCTCCCCAGTTCCAAAATGCTAGTGTGTCCCACCAGGATTCTCCAGACTAGAGGAAGAACGCAGGATTAATGAATGTGAGGTTCTGAACTGAacagtatattttacagtaatggAGTATTTTCCTGTTACCTCATCTGCACCCACTTCCTCCACCTCTGACCCTGCCTCCTCTTCTGCCACTTCAAACAAAGGCTCCAGTGTCTCTGCAGTACGAATAAGAACTTAACAATTAATCCAGTCCTctattaaatacacaaacaaaaaacttgacataataataattaattctataGCAACTTTCCAGATGAAGAAcatcattattatcatttttaaccATATTCAGTAATAATATGATTTACCTTGTACAAGCTCAACTCCTGAGCTGACCAATACAATCACCATGGAAACCAATATGCAGCGGTTCAGAGTGACCCCTGTCCATGGATTTTCCACCTCGCTCAAAGATTGAATGGGCAGTATCCGGCGATATTTCACTACGGGCCAACAAGTTTAATTACACCGCAATCTGCTGCACAATACTGATATCATAATCATCAATATGTGTATGAATAAGAAGGTAACAGTAATTATTCAGTTGTGAATTTATTTCCTAATGGATGTCTATTTACTAATTGCAATACAAACTTTCCGTAGTGGTCAATTTTTCTCAGTTGGTCAGCGAATCCTTTGGGGGAAGGAAGCAACAAGTGTCAGCAAATTAAaatcaaaacattttcattaGCCTGTTTTACTGAGGATTTAAAGCTGACGCTGAAATAACATCAGACACAAATCAGAAATTAAAGGAACAGATGGTAATTTATGTACACTACTCTGTTCCAATATGTCCACTCGTACTATACAGTATACCACAGTACAGCAGTAGTATGAAGTAAACAGCACTTACAGCAGCTTAAAATAGATGACTGGTTGCACATAGGGAAAGATCTAACCAGATAGAGTACACACAACATATTCAGcctcaaagacacacacaaatgtgaacAATATTTATGAGAAGCTATCTCCAGTCTTACCTGGGTTAACCTGTAGTCATGGAAAGAATGGATAATGATTTCAAACGTGGTGCGTCAGTGTCTCATGTTGTGCGTCAGATGTTTTTTCTTGACTGACAGGCACAGCTGAGGGtggattataaaaaaaatcaaaggcagcactgaaTGTGCGCCTGGTGGTCAGTGCAGACATACTTTCACCTCAGTGCTGCGATCCAGATTAGTTCCTGCTGTTCCATGTGCGGTCTGTTTAGTTGCAGGTGAGCCGTGTGCTGTTTGTCAATGACAGCAGGAGGATCACACTGATGTGTTTCAGCAGTTCACACAgataatgtatgttttaatcagAGATGAAATAACAAAAGTGGACTTATTTTTACAATACTGTGGTGGAGTGTCTTACTCATAATCAGATTTCTTAagggaaataaataataattttaaaaaatggttatTTTCTGTCATCCAAGTAACAAATACCTAGAACAAGTCTTagttttcaaaatcattgtgatgtttcactgaagg encodes:
- the amh gene encoding muellerian-inhibiting factor, with product MGVKARLWLLLLLAMTVVNGALSTTEEKLDQSQGQTPVEPFPELSGADVEKESPAHVSTGQTPASPFVPPPPFSEHGMCAEEEHRPHDALSDFVNALHKVWSKQAELGKQELARFGICSNSESAQQREHFSSLLRLSQKAHSENNGPGYYHTTKEHWDLEDSGKFMLTLHFSKPCRDSHQNSIMLLFSVDPINTEGLHVNFDSHSLQPNKQTVCVSKETQFLVLAAGQTEVLSHGHLKLRIGADSQNDSGHSMSLTDLQALMMRKDKNTSTVLRPLVIIFTHITNPQLEAPPSNRTFLFLCELQKFLNDVPQKDTGHESEEQAAVSASLLHSLPPLSLGVFSSESLLLELIGSSGPTVFSFPRDSMKLQSHRVELNLSPQLLNSLRGRLNEALAQFHSEVAERSVTEKLKILTALASLPDHEAPATGLDSPGENQYRAFLLLKAVQSLLGMWSVERAQRAARGDQDGPSKPSQCRLQSLTVSLEKFLFEPSSANINNCEGPCGFPLTNANNHAIVLNSHLQSGKPLNRTLCCVPVEYDDLCVIELTSKGPIISYKTNMIAKECQCR